The genome window GTGCCCGTCGTCTTTACGGAGTCGGACCACATTGTCAACGCCTTCCAGTCGTTTGAGAAGCAACACCGGGATGGCATCTCGATCATCCCTTACATCTGCATCTCCCCTTACAGCACCATGCACGACGACGTCTGCTCCCTCGCCCACGACAAGAAGGTCACCCTCGTCATCGTCCCCTTCCACAAGCACTTTGGTGTTGACGGCAGCACCAGCTCCGCCAGCTCCGCTGTCCAGGCCGTCAACCTGAACGTCCTCCGTTACGCGCCCTGCTCCGTTGGCATCCTCGTCGACAACGGGCTCTCCGACGCCGGGTCCCTGGTGCACCGCGTGGCGGTCTACTTCCTGGGCGGCCCCGACGACCGGGAGGCGCTGGCCTACGGCGCGCGCATGGCGGAGCACGCAAGCGTCGATCTGACGGTGGTGCGGTTCCTCCCGCCCAAGGAGTGGCGGGAGCAAGGGCGGGATGAGATAATCGACGACCGGATGCTGATGCAGTTCCTGCGAGACAGGGTGGACGGCGACCGGGTGGTGTACAGGGAGGAGGTGGTGAAGGACGGGGAGAAGACGATGGAGGTGATCCGCGAGACGAGTCCCCATTTCAGCCTGCTAATCGTGGGGCGGAGGGCGGAGAAGGAGTCGCCATTGACGGCGGCAATGTCGATGTGGAGCGAATACCCGGAGCTGGGGGTCATCGGCGACCTGCTGGCGTCGACAGACTTGGGCAGCCGAGCGTCCACGCTGGTGGTGCAGCAACAGGCGAGAGTGATGGGACCGATGGCGCGATCAGCGCATAGCCCCGTGAGCACCCCGAAGAAGAAACGGGTGGTGCCCCGACACGACGTCGACGGCGGCCGCTAATTACCTTCATGTGATGCTAAACTAGTTAGATTAACGTGCAGCTGATGCCGCTGCTGCTCCTCCATTGCTAATTAGACTGTTAATATATTATTGACTCTTGAATGCCTAATTTATCGTGAAATGATAAATTATTAGAAatataagtgttaggatcaactCAGCACAAACAGCGGGAAGGATTAGTGTTTTTCTAAAAATTACATTCAGTTGAAAATTTTCGTTTCAATTAAAAATGTATCGAAAATATGTATAAAGAAGATGTGAAGTGGACTAAGCAGCAagtcaatagataatattaaaaaaaagtagAATAGAGATGATAAAGAAGATatcacaccggatttatagtggttcgatcgtagtgacctacgtccactctcgattcc of Musa acuminata AAA Group cultivar baxijiao chromosome BXJ2-3, Cavendish_Baxijiao_AAA, whole genome shotgun sequence contains these proteins:
- the LOC135606662 gene encoding cation/H(+) antiporter 15-like, encoding MVDDQFYTTLILSIVIFGGGTAPLVKYLYRPEDRYVAYKRRTLQHAIPDDELRILACVHEQDNVVPVLALLDASGPSPNAPICVYLLHLIQLVGRADAVLHPHRRHKKSSSVPVVFTESDHIVNAFQSFEKQHRDGISIIPYICISPYSTMHDDVCSLAHDKKVTLVIVPFHKHFGVDGSTSSASSAVQAVNLNVLRYAPCSVGILVDNGLSDAGSLVHRVAVYFLGGPDDREALAYGARMAEHASVDLTVVRFLPPKEWREQGRDEIIDDRMLMQFLRDRVDGDRVVYREEVVKDGEKTMEVIRETSPHFSLLIVGRRAEKESPLTAAMSMWSEYPELGVIGDLLASTDLGSRASTLVVQQQARVMGPMARSAHSPVSTPKKKRVVPRHDVDGGR